CGGACCAAGTACGACGTCCTGCCGATCGGCATCACGACGGACGGCCGCTGGGCGCTCACCGCCGACGACCCCGCACGCATGGCCATCGCGGACCGCAAGGTGCCGAACGTGGACCAGCTCGCGGAGTCCGACCAGGGTGGTGTGGTGCTCTCCGTCGACCCCGGAAGCCGCGAAGTCGTCTACGCCGAACCGGGCGCGGTCCCCAAAGCCCTCGGCGAGGTCGACGTCGTCTTCCCGGTGCTGCACGGCCCCTACGGCGAGGACGGCACGCTCCAGGGCCTCCTGGAGCTCTCCGGAGTGCCGTACGTGGGCGCCGGTGTCCTGGCCTCGGCCGTCGGTCAGGACAAGGAGTACATGAAGCGGGTGTTCACCTCCTTCGGACTGCCCGTCGGCCCGTACGAGGTGGTGCGCCCCCGTGAGTGGGACAACGACCGTCCCACCGCCCGCAAGCGCATCGTGGAGTTCGCCGGCGAGCACGGCTTCCCGCTCTTCATCAAGCCCGCCCGCGGCGGTTCCTCGATGGGCATCACCAAGGTCGACGACCTCGCCGGTCTCGACGAGGCGATCGAGGAGGCCCGCCGCCACGACCCCAAGTTCCTTGTGGAGTCGCTGCTGCGGGGCCGCGAGATCGAGTGCGGTGTGCTGGAGTTCGAGGACGGTCCGCGCGCCAGCGTGCCCGCGGAGATCCCCCCGGTCACCTCGCACGACTTCTACGACTTCGAGGCCAAGTACATCGATTCGGCGGCCGGGCTGGTGCCCGCTCCGCTCACCGAGGAGCAGACCGCGGAAGTCCGGCGGCTCGCCGTCGACGCCTTCGAGGCCGCCTCCTGCGAGGGCCTCGTGCGCGCCGACTTCTTCCTCACCGACGAGGGCGACTTCGTCATCAACGAGATCAACACGATGCCGGGCTTCACGCCGATCTCCATGTACCCGCGGATGTGGCAGGAGACCGGCGTGGACTACCAGGAACTGGTGGACCGGCTGATCCAGGCGGCGCTGAACCGGTCCACGGGCCTGCGCTGACGACGCGAGCCCGTCGAGAAGGGTCCGTCCCGGTCAGGCACTAGAGGCTGTCCGGGACGGTCTTCCTGACGGGCTCCGCGAACTCTGCCAGCGGGGTGACGTCGTGGGCGTACTCGACCGGGAGCGTCACCTCCACATAAGCCTTGCGGTACGTGGTGGTGAACCGCGGACCGGCGTCCTCCCGCTGCTCCAGCAGCCAGTTGACGCCGTCCGCTTCGATCCCCTCGGACTGGGCGTCCTCCATCTTCGCGGGTCGGGGGACGCCGCAGCGCAGTACGATCGCCCCGTCTCCCCATCCGGCCGTCAGGTCGGAAGCCGGCTCGGGATCGTTCCGGTCCAGACCGGCGATGGTCTCCGGCAGCTCCTCGTGCAGCGCTTCGCAGTACGCGGCGGCCTCCGAGGACGGTGTGGGAACCGTGATCGTCGCCCGGGCGTCGCTGGAGGAGCAGCCCGCCGCGGCCAGGACGATCAGGGCAGCGGACGGAGCGAGGAACAGCGAACGGGGGAGCCGGCGGCCGGAGTACGTCACCGGCCCAGCCTAGACGGGGGTCAGAGGTGGACGACCGGGCAGGTCAGTGTTCGTGTGATGCCGTCCACCTGCTGGACCTTGGCCACCACCATGCGGCCGAGTGCGTCGACGGTGTCGGCCTGTGCGCGCACGATCACGTCGTAGGGGCCTGTGACGTCCTCTGCCTGAATGACTCCCGGGATTTTCGCGATGGTCTCGGCGACTGTCGACGCCTTGCCCACCTCTGTCTGAATAAGGATGTACGCCTGTACCACGGAACCTCCAGGGCGGCCACGAGGATCATGTGGGGGAAAGGGACGCCACGTTATCGCGTCGCCGCGGGCCACGGGGAGACCTGGGGGCCGGATGACGCCCACAGCGTGGCGTACGGAAGACAGAAGTTGACGTATCTCTTGACGGTACCGACAGCAGTGACGGCACGCGACCGCAAGCCCACCGGTGCAGAAGGGGGACAGACATGCCAGTACGTCCCGGGGCAGGCTGCCTCCGGCGGCCGACGGCCCACGGCCCGGGCCTCGGTCCGCTGAAGCAGCCCGGACAGGTGTCCGGTGCGATAAATGAGAGGTGAGACTCGGTGAAGGGAACCGTGGGCGAGTTGGGGGAGTTCGGGCTCATCAGAGAGCTCACTTCCCGGCTCACCACCACTCCGGCGGTACGGCTCGGACCCGGCGACGACGCCGCGGTCGTGGCCGCTCCCGACCGCAGGGTCGTGGCCAGTAGCGACATCATGTTGGAGGGGCGGCACTTCCGCCGTGACTGGTCGACGGCGTACGACGTCGGCCGCAAGGCAGCCGCGCAGAACC
The Streptomyces sp. NBC_00234 DNA segment above includes these coding regions:
- a CDS encoding Lrp/AsnC family transcriptional regulator; this encodes MVQAYILIQTEVGKASTVAETIAKIPGVIQAEDVTGPYDVIVRAQADTVDALGRMVVAKVQQVDGITRTLTCPVVHL
- a CDS encoding DUF3515 domain-containing protein — encoded protein: MTYSGRRLPRSLFLAPSAALIVLAAAGCSSSDARATITVPTPSSEAAAYCEALHEELPETIAGLDRNDPEPASDLTAGWGDGAIVLRCGVPRPAKMEDAQSEGIEADGVNWLLEQREDAGPRFTTTYRKAYVEVTLPVEYAHDVTPLAEFAEPVRKTVPDSL
- a CDS encoding D-alanine--D-alanine ligase family protein, which encodes MSSENLPQSPESPESPVQGRKPRVAVVFGGRSSEHGISVVTAGAVMKAIDRTKYDVLPIGITTDGRWALTADDPARMAIADRKVPNVDQLAESDQGGVVLSVDPGSREVVYAEPGAVPKALGEVDVVFPVLHGPYGEDGTLQGLLELSGVPYVGAGVLASAVGQDKEYMKRVFTSFGLPVGPYEVVRPREWDNDRPTARKRIVEFAGEHGFPLFIKPARGGSSMGITKVDDLAGLDEAIEEARRHDPKFLVESLLRGREIECGVLEFEDGPRASVPAEIPPVTSHDFYDFEAKYIDSAAGLVPAPLTEEQTAEVRRLAVDAFEAASCEGLVRADFFLTDEGDFVINEINTMPGFTPISMYPRMWQETGVDYQELVDRLIQAALNRSTGLR